A window of Pirellulales bacterium genomic DNA:
GATACGACGATCATCCTGTTGGATCGGTCGCCCAGCATGCAGGAGCGCAGCACCTCGGGGCAATCGAAGCTCGAAACCGGTCGTGGGCAACTCGTACGCGCTCTGCAAACGCTGCGCTCCGACCGCTGGGTTTTGATCGATAGTGCCACGTGCCAGCCGCGCGAGCTGGCGTCGCCATCGGCCCTGGAAAGCGCGCCCGAAACCGGCCCGGCCAGCGCCCCCGCCGATATCCCGGCCATGCTGCAAGAGGCCTATCGGTACATTCAAGAGAACCACACAGGCCAGACTGAAATCTGGATCTGCTCGGATCTGCGCAGCAACGATTGGGCTGCGGAAAGCAATCGCTGGTCGACCTTGCGAAACGCCTTTCTCGAGATGCCGCAAGGTGTCCGCTTCCATCTATTGGCTTACCCCAAGGCCTCGAAGGCGAACGTGTCCGTTCGTGTGACCGACGCGCGCCGCCTGGAGACCGACGACGGCGCCGAGCTATTGGTATCGCTCAAGCTATCGCGTGCCGAGGGCGTGGAAGAAAAAGTGACGCTGCCCGTTCAGTTCGAGATCGAGGGCGCCCGGTCCGTAGTACCCGTCGAGCTTTCCAGCCCGCTCACCGAGTTGAAAGACCACCAGATTCCGCTCGAGCGGTCGCGGACGCGCGGCTGGGGCAAGATCTCGATCCCGGCCGACGCCAACCCCGCCGATGATGACTACTATTTCGTCTTCGATCGGCCGCCGCCGCGGCGGGCAGTGCTCGTCTGCGAAGATCCGCGGGTCGAGCGCCCGCTGGCGCTGGCCACCGCGATCGCGCCGGAGCCCGGACTGGATTGCAGCGGCCAGTCGCTCGACGCGTCGCAATTAGCCGGCGTCGATTGGGATCAGACCGCACTCTTGATCTGGCAGGCGCCGCTTCCCACCGGAGCCGTGGCGGCCAGCGTGCAAGCCTTTGTCGATCGTGGCGGGCAAGTCGTTTTCTTCCCGCCAGCCAATCCAGGCAATGAAGAATTGTTCGGCGTGCGTTGGACCGACTGGGTCACCGACCCCGATCACGTGCCGATCGAAACCTGGCGCAGCGATGAAGACGTGCTGGCCCGCACGCTCAACGGCGCCGCCCTGCCGGTCGGCCAGTTGGAAGTCATGCGCTATTGCGGCCTCAGCGGCGAAACGACGGCGCTGGCGACGCTGCGTGGCGGCGCAGCCCTGGTCGCACGCGCGCCCACCAAGCGCGGCGGCGTCTATTTCTGGGCCACGACGCCTTCGCCCGTCGATTCGTCCCTGGCCACCAGCGGCGTGGTGCTTTATGCCTTCGTGCAGCGGCTATTGGCCGCGGGCGCCGAGGTGTTGGCCCAGGTGCGCCAGCTTGACGCCGGAGCGGCCGATGGCGAAAACGCGGCCTCCTGGGCGCGCATCGCGGATACCGACCAGGGGCTGTCGACCGAGATGATCTATCATCGCGGTGTTTATCGCGACGGCGATCGGCTGTTGGCCATCAACCGGCCCGTGGCCGAGGACGACGCCAAGGTGCTGGCCGACGAACAGGTCGGCGAGCTGTTCCATGGGCTGAACTATGCCCGCGTCGATGACGAGGCCGGCAGCGTCGGGTCGCTCGTGCAAGAAATCTGGCGCGCGTTCCTGGGAACGATGCTCGTGGCACTCGTGGTCGAGGCGGCCTTGTGCCTGCCCAAGGTTGCTCATGCTGCGCCCGCTCCAGGCGTGATGGCTAAGACGGCGGCTCCAGGCGGGGGGGCCCCACGATGACCGCCGCACATTCGCTGACATTCTTGTGGCTGCCGTGGTCGATTTTCGCGGGCTTGCTCGTCGTCGCCGCTACGTCGGTGCTCAGCTTTATCGCCTGGCGCCGGAGCGGCTTTCGCGCGGACGTGGGCTTGCTCGAGTTGTTAAGGCTTGCGCTCGTGATGCTCGTCGCGGTGCTGTTCAATCAGCCGGAATGGGTCGAAGAATACCGCCCGGACGAAAAGCCCACGATCGCCGTACTGTGGGACGGCTCGACGAGCATGGATACGCGCGACGTGTCGGGCGCTACGGCGGCGCCGACGTCGGTCTCGTCGCGCCGTGAAGCGGTGCAGCCGCTGGTCGACAATACCTTCTGGAACTCGCTCGGCGAGCGCATGGCCGTCGAGGTGCAGGCCATCTCGCCGAAAGAGACCGCGCAGGGAACGAACCTTTACCAGCCGCTCGTGGATGCGATGGAAAAATACCGCAACCTGCGCGGAATCGTGCTGGCCTCGGACGGCGACTGGAACGAGGGGCAGCCGCCCGTGCAAGCGGCCACGGCGCTGCGGCTGCAGGAAGTGCCGGTGTTCGTTGTGCCCGTGGGCAGTTCGTCGCGACTGCCGGACGTCGAGCTTTTGAGCCTGGATGCCCCGACCTTCGGTATCGTCGGCAAGTCGGTCCGCATCCCGTTCACCATCGAGAGCACGCTGCCGCGCGAGCAACTGGCGACCGTCACGCTGAAGACGTCCGACGGCGAACAACTGACCAAGGAAGTCCGCATCGCCCCCATGGCCCGCACCAGCGACTGGCTGATCTGGAAGCCGCCGGCCGTGGGCGACTATACGCTGTCGCTCGACGTGCCGGCGCAGCCCGAGGAGCTGTTGGCAGACAATAACCACCTGGCGGCGCCAATATCGATTCGGGAGGAAAAATTGCGTGTGCTGCTCGTGGAATCGGTGCCCCGTTGGGAATACCGCTATCTGCGCAATGCCCTGTCGCGCGACCCGGGCGTCGAGCTCTCCTGTCTGCTCTTTCATCCCGGGCTGAACAAGGTCGGCGGCGGAAATAAGGATTACATCAAGCAGTTTCCGCAGGGGCTCGACGAACTATCGAAGTTCGACGTCGTCTTTCTGGGGGACGTCGGCATGGAAGAAGGGCAACTGACGAGCGAGGATTGCCGCCTGCTCAAGGGCATCGTCGAGCATCAGGCGAGCGGGCTGGTTTTCATGCCCGGCTGGCAAGGCAGGCAAAATTCGCTCGTCGATAGCGAGCTGGGCGATCTGTGCCCTGTGGTGCTCGACCCGGCGCAGCCTGGCGGCTGGGGCTCGCGCACGCCCAGCAATCTGGAACTAACCGAAACGGGCCGCCGCAGCCTGCTCACGAAGCTGGCCGACACCACGGACGACAACACCGACGTCTGGGAAAACCTGCCCGGTTTCCAATGGTATGCCGCGGTGAAACGGGCCAAGGCCGGCACCGAGGTTCTTTGCGTGCACAAGGATGCTGCCAATGAATTCGGCCGGTTGCCACTATTGGTGACAAGAACTTTCGGCGCCGGAAAAGTCCTTTTTATGGGGACCGACGGCGCTTGGCGCTGGCGAAAAGGGGTCGAAGACAAGTACCATTACAGGTTCTGGGGACAGGTGGTGCGCTGGATGGCGTACCAACGGAACATGGCGAAGGGGGAGACGATGCGCATGTATTACTCGCCCGAACAGCCGCAGGTCAGGCAAACAATCGCGCTCTCGGCCAACGTCGCCGAGCGCAATGGTGAGCCGTTGACTCATGGCGACGTCACGGCGCGCATCGTCGCCCCGTCTGGCAAATCGGAAGTCGTGCGCTTTACCTCCTCGGGCGACGAATGGGGCGCCTTCGCATCGCGCTACACGCCGCAAGAGCCGGGACGGCACGAGGTGACGCTCGCTTGCCGGCAAACCGGCGCTTCGCTCGATGCGTCCTTCTTCGTGCAAGGGACGCAAATCGAACGGATCGGCCGCGCTGCTCGCCCCGAAGTGCTGGAAGAGATTGCCCGCGTGACGCGTGGCAAGGTCGTGCGCGCCGGCCGGCTCGACGAGATCGTACAATCGCTTGCCGAGCTGCCCGACCCGCCGGCCGCGGTGCGACGCGTGCAGCTATGGTGTCACCCGGTGATGATGGGGATCCTGGTCACGCTTTTGGGCGTGTTCTGGATCGGCCGCAAAGCCGTGGGCCTGGTGTAGCAACTGCAAGTGAATTGATGCAGAAGCAAAGTGACAACACCTTGAGGGATTTCAAGAACGCCATGTCGCAACATCTCCGGCCATGCGCCGAAGGTGTGAAACAAGCTCGCCCCGTGCAACGAACATATATGCACGCGCAATCGGACGTCGGAACCATGAGACGGCTTCCAGCCCCGCAGGGGCGGAATCATGTAGCCGTGGGCGTAAGCCCACGGAGAAGGTCTCGTAACGCGCCGGAAGCCCCGCAGGGGCGACATCGATTTCAGGACATGCACAATGTCGCCCCTTCGGGGCTTACAACGATTCTTTTTCGAATAGTTTCCGTGGACTTGCGTCCACGGCTACGCGACAAGGCCCGTTCGGGGCCAGAATTCGCGCCCTTAAGCTCGCTAGAAATGGCAAAATGTCGAATGCCCTTCGAGATGCAGTCCATTACACATGCGTGACGCCCCTGAGGGGGGGCGCCACCAACTGACACTAGATATCGCCAGCAAGACGGATCTCAACCCAAGGTGAGGGATTTATGAGCATGCCCCACACGAGCAATCGGCTGCAGCTTCCCGGATCGTTGGAAACGCAGCTTTACGATTACCGGCGCCGCGTGTGGATCATCAAATCGATCGAGGCCGCTTGCGGCGCGATCTTCGGCGTGCTCGTTTCGTACCTCACGATCTTTGGCCTCGATCGGCTGATCGACACGCCCGATGGGGCGCGTATCACGATTTTCGCCGTGGCCGTAGCGGCCTGCGCTTTCGTCCCCGTCTATCTGCACCGCTGGGTGTGGCGGCAGCGCCAGTTTGTTCAACTAGCCCGACTCTTGAGCCGGCGCTATCCCAGCCTGGGTGATCAGCTGCTGGGCGTGATCGAGCTGGTGCGCAACGAGTTCGAGCAACATCGATCGCGTGCGTTGTGCGAGGCTGCTGTCCAGCAAGTGGCCGGCGACGCCGCGCGACGCAATTTCCACGAAGCGGTGCCCAACCCCAGGCATCGCCTCTGGGCGTGGGCGGCCGCTACGCCACTGGCCGCGGCTGTGCTTTTGCTCGTATTGTTTCCGTCGGCCGCGCTCAATGCCTGGTCGCGGTTCATGGCTCCTTGGGAGCCGATCCCGCGGTACACGTTTACGGCGCTCGAAGAATTGCCAGAAACGCTCGTGGTGGCGCATGGCGAGCCGGTCACGATCTCCGTGCGCTTGCGTGAGGATTCAAGGCGACGTCCCGCCACCGGCACCGTGCAATTGGGGAACCAGCCGCCGGTCGAAGCCGAGCTAAAGGACGGCGCTTATGAATTCTCCTTGCCGTCGCAAATCGCGGCTGACACGCTTTACTTGCGCATTGGCGATGCGCGGCAGACGGTCCACCTCGAGCCGATGCTGCGGCCCGAGTTGACGAGCGTAACCGCCGCGGTGACCCTACCAGAGTATCTCGGCCGCCCCGAGAAGTTGGAAAAGGACGTTCGCGGCGGCGCTTTGACGCTAGTCCGCGGCAGTACGGCCCAGTTCGCCATCACGGCCAGCCGCGACCTGGCCAGCGCCGCGCTCGATGCCGAGGCACTATCGCCGACCGGCGCGTCATTGGCCACGGCGCCGGTCAACGTCGACGAGTCGCGACAACTGTCGTTCGAGTGGCGCGACAAGTTCGGCCTCGCCGGCCGCGAGCCGTTCCAGATCGCGATCACGGCCCAGGACGACGCGCAACCTTCGCTGGCGTGCGACACGCTGCCGCGGCAAAAGGTGGTGCTGGCCTCGGAAACGCTCTCCTTCAAGGTCCGTGCCATGGATGATTTCGGCGTGAAGGTCGTCGGCATCGAGTGGCAAGGGCTCGACGAGAACGCCGCCGACAAAGTTGCCCACGGCGAACGAGCTCTCGCCGCCGGCGGACATGACAAGGAATTCCTCGATATCGCGGCGACCTTCTGTGCCGAATCGCTCGAGATCGAGCCGCAGCCGTTGGCCGTGCGCTTGTACGCCGAAGATTACCTCCCCGGCCGCGAGCGGGTTTATTCACCGACGTTCGTTTTCTACGTCCTGTCGGCCGAGCAGCATTACATCTGGCTCACCGAGCAGTTGAGCAAGTGGCATCGTCAATCGCTGGAAGTCCGCGACCGCGAGCTGCAATTGCACCACACCAACGAGCAGTTACGCGCCCTTGCGCCC
This region includes:
- a CDS encoding BatA domain-containing protein, translated to MSFLQPWLLAALPLVAVPLIIHLVNQRRFQTIEWAAMMFLLAARRMARGYSRLRQWLIMLARMGAIAALVLAVSRPLASGVLGLAAGGRADTTIILLDRSPSMQERSTSGQSKLETGRGQLVRALQTLRSDRWVLIDSATCQPRELASPSALESAPETGPASAPADIPAMLQEAYRYIQENHTGQTEIWICSDLRSNDWAAESNRWSTLRNAFLEMPQGVRFHLLAYPKASKANVSVRVTDARRLETDDGAELLVSLKLSRAEGVEEKVTLPVQFEIEGARSVVPVELSSPLTELKDHQIPLERSRTRGWGKISIPADANPADDDYYFVFDRPPPRRAVLVCEDPRVERPLALATAIAPEPGLDCSGQSLDASQLAGVDWDQTALLIWQAPLPTGAVAASVQAFVDRGGQVVFFPPANPGNEELFGVRWTDWVTDPDHVPIETWRSDEDVLARTLNGAALPVGQLEVMRYCGLSGETTALATLRGGAALVARAPTKRGGVYFWATTPSPVDSSLATSGVVLYAFVQRLLAAGAEVLAQVRQLDAGAADGENAASWARIADTDQGLSTEMIYHRGVYRDGDRLLAINRPVAEDDAKVLADEQVGELFHGLNYARVDDEAGSVGSLVQEIWRAFLGTMLVALVVEAALCLPKVAHAAPAPGVMAKTAAPGGGAPR